Proteins from a genomic interval of Oncorhynchus clarkii lewisi isolate Uvic-CL-2024 chromosome 15, UVic_Ocla_1.0, whole genome shotgun sequence:
- the LOC139366938 gene encoding TRAF2 and NCK-interacting protein kinase-like isoform X17 produces the protein MASDSPARSLDEIDLSALRDPAGIFELVELVGNGTYGQVYKGRHVKTGQLAAIKVMDVTGDEEEEIKAEINMLKKYSHHWNIATYYGAFVKKNPPGIDDQLWLVMEFCGAGSVTDLIKNTKGNSLKEEWTAYICREILRGLTHLHQHKVIHRDIKGQNVLLTENAEVKLVDFGVSAQLDRTVGRRNTFIGTPYWMAPEVIACDENPEATYDFKSDLWSLGITAIEMAEGAPPLCDMHPMRALFLIPRNPAPRLKSKKWSKKFQSFIESCLVKSHGQRPSTEQLLKHPFIRELPNERQVRIQLKDHIDRTKKKRGERDETEYEYSGSEEEEEERDMGEPSSIINVPGESTLRRDFLRLQLANKERSEALRRQQLEQQQNEEHKRLLLAERQKRIEEQKEQRRRLEEQQRREREMRKQQEREQRRRYEEMEQLRRDEERRHAEREQVHTQEYIRRQLEEEQRQLEILQQQLLQEQALLMEYKRKQMEEQHQAERLQRQLQQERAYLVSLQQQQQQEPRPQDKKQLYHYKDTAPNNDKPAWAKEVLRQTQSSSPHIPPIKHQSFNQPRVASLE, from the exons ATGGCGAGCGACTCCCCGGCCCGGAGTCTGGATGAGATAGACCTGTCAGCACTACGG gACCCAGCTGGTATATTTGAACTAGTGGAGTTGGTGGGAAATGGAACCTACGGTCAGGTCTACAAG GGTCGCCATGTCAAAACTGGCCAGCTTGCCGCTATCAAAGTTATGGACGTCACTGGC gatgaggaagaggagattAAAGCAGAGATCAACATGTTGAAGAAGTACAGCCATCATTGGAACATTGCTACCTATTACGGTGCCTTCGTCAAGAAGAATCCTCCTGGCATCGACGACCAGCTATGG ttgGTGATGGAGTTCTGTGGGGCAGGCTCGGTGACAGATCTGATTAAGAACACCAAGGGGAACTCTCTGAAGGAGGAGTGGACTGCCTACATCTGCCGAGAGATCCTCAGG ggtctgACCCATCTCCACCAACACAAGGTCATCCACAGAGACATCAAGGGTCAGAACGTCCTGCTGACAGAGAACGCAGAGGTCAAACTGG tggacTTTGGAGTGAGTGCCCAGTTGGACCGTACGGTGGGGAGGAGGAACACGTTTATAGGGACGCCATATTGGATGGCTCCTGAAGTCATTGCCTGCGACGAGAACCCTGAGGCCACCTACGACTTCAAG agTGACCTGTGGTCTCTGGGTATTACGGCTATAGAGATGGCAGAAGGAGCACCGC caCTGTGTGACATGCACCCAATGAGAGCTCTCTTCCTCATCCCCAGAAACCCCGCCCCCAGActcaagtctaagaagtg gtCTAAGAAGTTTCAGTCGTTCATTGAGAGTTGCTTGGTGAAGAGTCATGGTCAGAGACCCAGCACAGAACAGTTGTTGAAGCACCCCTTCATCAGAGAGCTGCCTAACGAACGACAGGTCCGCATCCAACTGAAGGACCATATCGACAGAACCAAGAAGAAAcgtggagagaggg atGAAACAGAGTATGAGTACAGTggcagtgaggaagaggaggaggaacgggACATGGGGGAGCCAAG CTCCATCATCAACGTCCCTGGAGAGTCGACGTTAAGGCGGGACTTCCTGCGGCTGCAGCTGGCCAATAAGGAGCGTTCTGAGGCTCTGCGGAGGCAGCAGTTGGAGCAACAGCAGAACGAGGAACACAAACGTCTCCTGTTGGCAGAGCGACAGAAACGCATAGAGGAGCAgaaagagcagaggaggagactggaggag CAACAGCGTAGGGAGCGTGAGATGAGGAAGcaacaggagagagaacagaggagacgcTATGAAGAGATGGAACAACTacggagagatgaggagaggaggcacgcagagagagaacaggtacacacacag GAGTATATCCGTAGGCAGTTGGAGGAGGAGCAAAGACAGCTGGAGATTCTACAGCAACAACTACTCCAGGAGCAGGCTCTATTGATG GAGTACAAGCGTAAGCAGATGGAGGAGCAGCATCAGGCTGAGCGTCTCCAGAGACAGCTGCAGCAGGAGAGAGCCTACCTGGTGTccttacagcagcagcagcagcaggagccaCGGCCACAAGACAAGAAACAGCTGtatcactacaaagacacagccCCTAATAACGACAAACCTGCCTGGGCCAAGGAG GTACTGCGTCAAACCCAGAGTAGCTCACCTCATATTCCTCCCATTAAGCACCAGTCCTTTAACCAGCCTCGAGTAGCCAGCCTCGAGTAG
- the LOC139366938 gene encoding TRAF2 and NCK-interacting protein kinase-like isoform X18, which translates to MASDSPARSLDEIDLSALRDPAGIFELVELVGNGTYGQVYKGRHVKTGQLAAIKVMDVTGDEEEEIKAEINMLKKYSHHWNIATYYGAFVKKNPPGIDDQLWLVMEFCGAGSVTDLIKNTKGNSLKEEWTAYICREILRGLTHLHQHKVIHRDIKGQNVLLTENAEVKLVDFGVSAQLDRTVGRRNTFIGTPYWMAPEVIACDENPEATYDFKSDLWSLGITAIEMAEGAPPLCDMHPMRALFLIPRNPAPRLKSKKWSKKFQSFIESCLVKSHGQRPSTEQLLKHPFIRELPNERQVRIQLKDHIDRTKKKRGERDETEYEYSGSEEEEEERDMGEPSSIINVPGESTLRRDFLRLQLANKERSEALRRQQLEQQQNEEHKRLLLAERQKRIEEQKEQRRRLEEQQRREREMRKQQEREQRRRYEEMEQLRRDEERRHAEREQEYIRRQLEEEQRQLEILQQQLLQEQALLMEYKRKQMEEQHQAERLQRQLQQERAYLVSLQQQQQQEPRPQDKKQLYHYKDTAPNNDKPAWAKEVLRQTQSSSPHIPPIKHQSFNQPRVASLE; encoded by the exons ATGGCGAGCGACTCCCCGGCCCGGAGTCTGGATGAGATAGACCTGTCAGCACTACGG gACCCAGCTGGTATATTTGAACTAGTGGAGTTGGTGGGAAATGGAACCTACGGTCAGGTCTACAAG GGTCGCCATGTCAAAACTGGCCAGCTTGCCGCTATCAAAGTTATGGACGTCACTGGC gatgaggaagaggagattAAAGCAGAGATCAACATGTTGAAGAAGTACAGCCATCATTGGAACATTGCTACCTATTACGGTGCCTTCGTCAAGAAGAATCCTCCTGGCATCGACGACCAGCTATGG ttgGTGATGGAGTTCTGTGGGGCAGGCTCGGTGACAGATCTGATTAAGAACACCAAGGGGAACTCTCTGAAGGAGGAGTGGACTGCCTACATCTGCCGAGAGATCCTCAGG ggtctgACCCATCTCCACCAACACAAGGTCATCCACAGAGACATCAAGGGTCAGAACGTCCTGCTGACAGAGAACGCAGAGGTCAAACTGG tggacTTTGGAGTGAGTGCCCAGTTGGACCGTACGGTGGGGAGGAGGAACACGTTTATAGGGACGCCATATTGGATGGCTCCTGAAGTCATTGCCTGCGACGAGAACCCTGAGGCCACCTACGACTTCAAG agTGACCTGTGGTCTCTGGGTATTACGGCTATAGAGATGGCAGAAGGAGCACCGC caCTGTGTGACATGCACCCAATGAGAGCTCTCTTCCTCATCCCCAGAAACCCCGCCCCCAGActcaagtctaagaagtg gtCTAAGAAGTTTCAGTCGTTCATTGAGAGTTGCTTGGTGAAGAGTCATGGTCAGAGACCCAGCACAGAACAGTTGTTGAAGCACCCCTTCATCAGAGAGCTGCCTAACGAACGACAGGTCCGCATCCAACTGAAGGACCATATCGACAGAACCAAGAAGAAAcgtggagagaggg atGAAACAGAGTATGAGTACAGTggcagtgaggaagaggaggaggaacgggACATGGGGGAGCCAAG CTCCATCATCAACGTCCCTGGAGAGTCGACGTTAAGGCGGGACTTCCTGCGGCTGCAGCTGGCCAATAAGGAGCGTTCTGAGGCTCTGCGGAGGCAGCAGTTGGAGCAACAGCAGAACGAGGAACACAAACGTCTCCTGTTGGCAGAGCGACAGAAACGCATAGAGGAGCAgaaagagcagaggaggagactggaggag CAACAGCGTAGGGAGCGTGAGATGAGGAAGcaacaggagagagaacagaggagacgcTATGAAGAGATGGAACAACTacggagagatgaggagaggaggcacgcagagagagaacag GAGTATATCCGTAGGCAGTTGGAGGAGGAGCAAAGACAGCTGGAGATTCTACAGCAACAACTACTCCAGGAGCAGGCTCTATTGATG GAGTACAAGCGTAAGCAGATGGAGGAGCAGCATCAGGCTGAGCGTCTCCAGAGACAGCTGCAGCAGGAGAGAGCCTACCTGGTGTccttacagcagcagcagcagcaggagccaCGGCCACAAGACAAGAAACAGCTGtatcactacaaagacacagccCCTAATAACGACAAACCTGCCTGGGCCAAGGAG GTACTGCGTCAAACCCAGAGTAGCTCACCTCATATTCCTCCCATTAAGCACCAGTCCTTTAACCAGCCTCGAGTAGCCAGCCTCGAGTAG